A genomic window from Planctomycetota bacterium includes:
- a CDS encoding cytochrome-c peroxidase: MPYTRKLNRHCVVRVDRARSPPPRPPARLPRRSAGSPPISWQEQYMKSLVRLQRRCHVRCTRLASAVSGRVVAVVIGALLGAVTGGVACSSDDDPDELREKAREAGLDSLTTVSVPIPSTIGEYVRDQRAAIALGKALFWDQQAGSDGMACASCHFHAGADSRVKNQISPGLLGGNGRFDRLPSGTASGGPNYTLTRADFPLHRKKDPRSNRLGSNVAFDSDDAVTSAGVANLSLLSLGPRSKVPPVTMDLVTQRANRFHGVTPSSAARATVEPLMGRVLATEVAEAFDAVQPDPLGFSIPSGSGRLNTRRVEPRNSPTVINSAFNHRNFWDGRANFHFNGRNPFGPRDPDARVWRFRGSALEPVAVLLDNASLASQAVGPVESVFEMSAHGRSFLDVGRKLLGSTPLVHQSVAATDSVLGRYTASSPSPTRTGLKPGYGDLIREAFVESWWGAPGEPIVIDGQHYSQMEANFSLFWGIAIMLYERTLVSDRSPFDRFMEGDDSALTPLQRTGLELFIDEGKCVRCHSGPELTSASTRARLNSSGSIRLQLIDRMAAPSAPAIYDEGYYNIGLRPAFEDLGVGDRDPFGTPLSFAAQATGRSRTVDVAPPFGDPDRFEVDKGVPPASGETIAVAGAFKTPTLRNVDLTGPYFHNGGALTLEQVVKFYARGSDFKRWNSANGVAMASDIKVLPKLNGDRAKIRAVAAFMRALTDPRVAYERAPFDHPSLALPDGHVAADDAAIPGVARSMIVVKPAVGAEGLARPIEPFLGGSLVGPDGAPRDDGLR, from the coding sequence CAGGCACTGCGTAGTCCGAGTGGATCGCGCTCGAAGCCCTCCTCCCCGCCCCCCAGCCCGCCTGCCAAGACGGTCGGCCGGCTCCCCCCCAATCAGTTGGCAGGAGCAGTACATGAAATCGCTCGTCCGGCTCCAGCGTCGCTGCCATGTCCGGTGTACGCGACTCGCATCAGCGGTTTCCGGCCGAGTGGTCGCCGTCGTCATCGGTGCCCTTCTTGGCGCGGTGACCGGTGGGGTGGCGTGCTCGTCGGACGACGACCCCGACGAGTTGCGGGAGAAAGCCCGGGAGGCGGGCCTCGACTCGCTTACCACGGTCTCGGTTCCAATCCCCAGCACCATCGGGGAATATGTCCGGGATCAGCGTGCCGCCATCGCGCTCGGGAAAGCCTTGTTTTGGGACCAACAAGCCGGATCGGACGGCATGGCGTGCGCGAGCTGCCATTTCCACGCCGGCGCGGACTCGAGGGTGAAGAACCAGATCTCGCCGGGATTGCTCGGCGGCAACGGCAGGTTTGACCGGCTCCCCTCCGGAACTGCATCCGGGGGTCCGAACTACACCCTCACCAGGGCTGATTTCCCGCTCCACCGCAAGAAAGACCCGCGGAGCAATCGGCTCGGGTCCAACGTCGCCTTCGACTCCGACGACGCCGTGACGTCAGCGGGGGTCGCAAACCTGTCGCTGCTCTCCCTCGGACCACGGTCGAAGGTGCCGCCGGTCACCATGGATCTCGTCACTCAGCGGGCCAACCGGTTCCACGGAGTGACCCCGAGCTCGGCGGCAAGGGCCACGGTCGAACCGTTGATGGGAAGGGTGCTGGCGACCGAGGTCGCAGAGGCGTTCGACGCGGTTCAGCCCGACCCGCTCGGATTCTCGATTCCCTCGGGCAGCGGTCGACTGAACACGCGTCGGGTCGAACCGCGGAACTCGCCGACGGTCATCAACTCCGCTTTCAATCACAGGAACTTTTGGGACGGCCGTGCGAACTTCCACTTCAACGGCCGTAATCCGTTCGGGCCCCGCGACCCCGACGCGCGGGTCTGGAGGTTCAGGGGTTCGGCCCTCGAGCCCGTCGCCGTCCTTCTCGACAACGCCAGCCTCGCCTCCCAGGCGGTCGGACCCGTCGAAAGCGTCTTCGAGATGTCAGCCCACGGTCGGAGTTTCCTCGATGTCGGGCGGAAGCTGCTTGGCTCCACCCCGCTGGTCCACCAGTCGGTCGCCGCGACCGACAGCGTCCTCGGACGCTACACCGCGTCTTCGCCGAGTCCGACGAGGACCGGCCTGAAGCCCGGCTACGGCGACTTGATCCGCGAGGCGTTCGTGGAGTCGTGGTGGGGCGCCCCCGGCGAGCCGATCGTCATCGACGGTCAGCACTATTCGCAGATGGAAGCGAACTTCTCGCTATTTTGGGGGATCGCGATCATGCTCTACGAGCGGACGCTGGTGTCTGACCGGTCTCCGTTCGACCGGTTCATGGAGGGCGATGATTCCGCGCTCACCCCTCTCCAGCGCACCGGACTGGAGCTGTTCATCGACGAGGGCAAGTGCGTCAGATGTCACTCCGGCCCCGAGCTCACGTCGGCATCCACCCGCGCACGGCTCAACAGCTCCGGGTCGATCCGCCTGCAGCTGATCGATCGGATGGCCGCGCCGTCGGCACCGGCGATCTACGACGAGGGCTACTACAACATCGGTCTCCGCCCGGCCTTCGAGGACCTCGGCGTCGGCGACCGTGATCCGTTCGGCACGCCGCTGTCGTTCGCCGCCCAGGCGACGGGACGGTCCCGAACCGTCGACGTCGCGCCCCCGTTCGGCGATCCCGACCGCTTCGAAGTCGACAAGGGCGTGCCCCCGGCGTCCGGTGAGACGATCGCGGTCGCGGGGGCCTTCAAGACACCGACGCTTCGCAACGTCGATCTGACGGGGCCATACTTCCACAACGGTGGTGCGCTCACGCTCGAGCAGGTCGTGAAGTTCTACGCGCGGGGATCCGACTTCAAGCGGTGGAACAGCGCCAACGGGGTCGCGATGGCGTCGGATATCAAGGTCCTCCCGAAGCTCAACGGTGATCGCGCGAAGATCCGCGCGGTGGCGGCGTTCATGCGCGCCCTCACCGATCCGCGCGTCGCCTACGAACGGGCGCCGTTCGACCATCCGTCGCTGGCACTGCCCGATGGCCATGTCGCCGCCGACGACGCCGCCATCCCCGGCGTGGCGCGCTCGATGATCGTCGTCAAGCCGGCGGTGGGGGCCGAAGGACTCGCGCGGCCGATCGAACCATTCCTCGGGGGGTCGCTCGTCGGGCCCGACGGAGCGCCGAGAGATGACGGGCTGCGCTGA
- a CDS encoding type II secretion system protein, which translates to MTGCADPAGCVPAACRPSRRAASHRRQRVTSAASRRGFTLVELAVTMAIVAILGALATVSLAGIRTRAKVAKTRSTIRKLHEAIVPRYDAYLDRRLDDSMWTGHEFEIDRSQLGIAAGTSRRAAWKRLVQIRGMMVCEMPDQWLDVRYPVYPNDPKDPLRTGGAPPGTPVLERFLRQIDSWVDRADPERQSRDAVLAGLGRSAASAETLFLVVALGSFEPDALEPFRADELGDADGDGAREFSDGFGRPIHFLRWAPGAMPPAGSRPGTDPFDPYRLGGESSFPLTPLIVSAGPDERIGVRRDATHPIVDQGSPWTAARPNGVSFVPLPFDPFSRLEAGSPEPMQRSHLDNVTNLGMGVP; encoded by the coding sequence ATGACGGGCTGCGCTGACCCTGCCGGCTGCGTCCCGGCGGCTTGCCGACCGAGTCGCCGGGCCGCGTCCCACCGTCGGCAACGGGTGACGTCGGCCGCTTCGCGGCGAGGGTTCACGCTCGTCGAGTTGGCCGTCACGATGGCGATCGTGGCTATCTTGGGGGCACTGGCGACCGTCTCGCTCGCGGGCATCAGGACGCGGGCCAAGGTGGCGAAGACCCGCAGCACCATCCGCAAGCTTCACGAGGCGATCGTGCCGCGCTACGACGCTTACCTCGATCGCCGCCTCGACGATTCGATGTGGACCGGCCACGAGTTTGAGATCGATCGCTCGCAGCTCGGCATCGCTGCCGGCACCTCGCGGCGGGCGGCATGGAAGAGGCTCGTGCAGATCCGCGGGATGATGGTGTGCGAGATGCCCGATCAGTGGCTCGACGTTCGCTATCCGGTCTACCCAAACGATCCGAAAGACCCGCTGCGCACGGGCGGTGCACCTCCCGGCACGCCCGTGCTCGAGCGGTTCCTCCGGCAGATCGATTCCTGGGTGGACCGTGCCGACCCGGAGCGGCAGTCCCGCGACGCGGTCCTCGCCGGACTCGGACGCTCGGCCGCATCGGCGGAGACCCTGTTTCTCGTCGTGGCGTTGGGGTCGTTCGAGCCGGACGCCCTCGAGCCGTTTCGGGCCGACGAGCTCGGTGATGCCGATGGTGACGGGGCGCGCGAATTCTCCGACGGCTTCGGCCGGCCGATCCACTTTCTCCGCTGGGCACCCGGGGCGATGCCGCCCGCCGGGTCACGGCCGGGGACCGATCCGTTCGACCCGTATCGCCTGGGAGGGGAGAGCTCGTTCCCACTGACGCCGTTGATCGTTTCGGCGGGGCCAGACGAGCGCATCGGGGTGCGCAGGGACGCTACCCACCCGATCGTCGACCAGGGCTCGCCGTGGACCGCGGCACGGCCGAACGGCGTGAGCTTCGTGCCGCTGCCGTTCGATCCCTTCTCGCGACTGGAGGCGGGCAGCCCCGAACCGATGCAACGCTCCCACCTCGACAACGTCACCAACCTCGGGATGGGCGTGCCATGA
- a CDS encoding prepilin-type N-terminal cleavage/methylation domain-containing protein: protein MSFTVPSGRDGMTLVELLAVIVILGLLSVAVIPILDGGELRAARNAAASMTSLVATAQGRSLGHDSPAGLWIEPLSVDAAIDVVLARQPAPYRGDTFDATVALSGPVAGGTMELTFSEKGTSVTTLTAPAETPFATTGDFIEFAGSASRFTLICPDPPASTGFRAALRAEAGQTAANTLWPTPALEGSGTVWHGFSILRRPAPAAAGLTLGSGLAIDLAWSGVGTGRFGRTALAGDGSATADVSDDVLPLGTYTAGQAIAILFDRTGAVGEIGFFNTATTVAAGEAPDHTAELRAPLQAPLLLLVGRIDRCGLGFREPVSEEAPGANWQYPESFWVSIDPKTGLARSARVTLRDADGPVTTARRSQAAIRSAP, encoded by the coding sequence ATGAGCTTCACCGTGCCGAGCGGGCGCGACGGCATGACGCTCGTCGAACTGCTGGCCGTGATCGTGATCCTCGGTCTCCTGTCGGTGGCGGTCATCCCGATCCTCGACGGCGGGGAGCTGCGGGCCGCGCGGAACGCCGCCGCCTCGATGACCAGCCTTGTCGCGACGGCCCAGGGGCGATCCCTCGGTCATGACAGCCCTGCGGGGTTGTGGATCGAGCCGCTGTCGGTCGACGCGGCGATCGACGTGGTGCTCGCGCGACAGCCGGCGCCCTACCGCGGCGACACGTTCGACGCGACCGTCGCGCTGTCCGGTCCCGTCGCCGGCGGGACGATGGAGCTGACGTTTTCCGAAAAGGGCACGTCGGTGACCACGCTCACGGCTCCGGCGGAGACCCCGTTCGCGACGACCGGCGATTTCATCGAGTTCGCCGGTTCAGCGAGCCGGTTCACGTTGATCTGCCCCGATCCGCCGGCGAGCACCGGCTTCCGTGCGGCGCTCCGGGCGGAGGCCGGGCAGACGGCGGCCAACACCCTCTGGCCGACTCCGGCGCTCGAGGGATCGGGCACGGTGTGGCACGGATTCTCGATCCTCCGGCGCCCGGCGCCGGCAGCCGCGGGGCTGACGCTCGGTTCGGGCCTCGCGATCGACCTCGCCTGGTCGGGTGTCGGCACGGGGCGCTTCGGTCGAACGGCCTTGGCGGGAGATGGCTCGGCTACCGCCGACGTGTCCGACGACGTGCTGCCGCTGGGCACCTACACGGCCGGCCAGGCGATCGCGATCCTGTTCGACCGCACCGGGGCCGTCGGCGAGATCGGTTTTTTCAACACCGCGACGACGGTCGCCGCCGGTGAGGCGCCCGACCATACGGCCGAGCTGCGGGCGCCGCTGCAGGCACCCCTGTTGCTGCTCGTCGGCCGAATCGACCGGTGTGGCCTGGGATTCCGGGAGCCGGTGTCGGAGGAGGCCCCGGGGGCGAACTGGCAGTATCCGGAGTCGTTCTGGGTGTCGATCGATCCCAAGACGGGGCTCGCCCGTTCCGCGCGGGTCACCCTTCGCGACGCGGATGGCCCGGTCACCACGGCCCGGCGGTCGCAGGCCGCGATCCGTTCGGCACCCTGA
- a CDS encoding prepilin-type N-terminal cleavage/methylation domain-containing protein gives MTPSRPAHNGVGGRHGMTLVEMLVATAATMIVMGAVAVMFAEFARGVGNGRAVMDLNARLRTTALLLRRDLDGVTAPLLPPLSPAAGAGYFEYIEGPRQDRDAADGSAELRADTDDVLLFTTAGVERRLVGTFDDGILNAGTAEVAWFLRPTVPATVPPTCTLYRRQLLVVGRLGTAELGRILARFRTGGLAAVYDRFDVSLAPVGSGSAARLVPNTLADLTCRERRFFHGPLDPAVAGGFPFPFIADHQIPSLSTSTETLPPSARGLVFDSTSHRQGEDVLLTGVIAFDVRVFDPAAPVALGGGDGLTAVTPGDAVEIGGGIANGCYVDLGNGVHGRAASLPETQGPRFAGYGHPLSGGLVGSATTRRTYDTWTTHYESNGIDEDSAAGPDQATNGLDDDVPPRSGALTGHPADGVADDSGELETSPPYPFPVRGIEIRIRCYEPEARQVRQVTVRHCFVPH, from the coding sequence ATGACGCCGTCGCGGCCAGCGCACAACGGCGTCGGCGGGCGGCACGGCATGACGCTCGTGGAGATGCTGGTGGCAACCGCGGCCACGATGATCGTCATGGGTGCGGTCGCCGTGATGTTTGCCGAATTCGCCCGCGGCGTCGGCAACGGCCGCGCCGTGATGGATCTGAACGCGCGGCTGCGGACGACGGCTCTCCTCCTGCGGCGCGATCTGGATGGCGTCACAGCCCCTCTCCTGCCGCCGCTCAGCCCGGCAGCCGGGGCCGGTTACTTCGAATACATCGAGGGTCCCCGGCAAGACCGGGATGCAGCCGACGGTTCGGCCGAGCTCCGGGCCGACACCGACGACGTGTTGCTGTTCACCACGGCCGGCGTCGAGCGACGGCTCGTCGGCACGTTCGACGACGGCATCCTGAACGCCGGCACGGCGGAGGTGGCGTGGTTTCTCCGGCCGACGGTGCCGGCGACGGTTCCGCCCACCTGCACGCTGTACCGACGGCAGTTGCTCGTGGTCGGCCGGCTCGGGACGGCGGAGCTCGGGCGGATCCTCGCGCGATTCCGTACGGGAGGCCTGGCGGCGGTCTACGACCGGTTCGACGTCTCGCTGGCACCCGTCGGCTCGGGCTCCGCGGCGCGCCTGGTGCCGAACACGCTCGCCGATCTGACGTGCCGCGAGCGACGGTTTTTCCATGGTCCGCTGGATCCTGCGGTGGCGGGGGGATTCCCGTTCCCGTTCATCGCCGATCACCAGATTCCGTCGCTCTCGACGTCCACGGAAACGCTTCCACCCTCGGCCCGCGGCCTGGTGTTCGATTCCACCAGCCACCGCCAGGGCGAAGACGTGCTGCTCACCGGCGTGATCGCGTTCGATGTCCGGGTCTTCGATCCGGCGGCACCCGTCGCGCTCGGAGGGGGCGACGGTCTCACGGCGGTGACGCCCGGCGATGCCGTCGAGATCGGCGGCGGCATCGCCAACGGGTGCTACGTCGATCTTGGCAATGGCGTCCACGGTCGAGCCGCGTCACTTCCCGAGACGCAGGGCCCCCGATTCGCTGGTTACGGGCACCCGCTCAGTGGAGGGCTCGTCGGATCGGCGACGACCCGGCGCACCTACGACACGTGGACCACCCACTACGAGTCCAACGGCATCGACGAGGACTCCGCCGCCGGACCCGATCAGGCGACGAACGGACTCGACGACGACGTTCCGCCCCGGTCCGGAGCCCTCACCGGGCATCCGGCCGACGGCGTGGCCGACGACAGCGGCGAATTGGAGACTTCACCGCCATATCCGTTCCCCGTACGGGGGATCGAGATTCGAATCCGCTGCTACGAACCCGAAGCCAGGCAGGTCAGGCAAGTCACGGTTCGACACTGTTTCGTGCCCCACTGA
- a CDS encoding SCO family protein — MTGFGRTMSIAAIAASLALSAACHGEESALPAVATAAIGSPPVGPLHLMRHPMGDRLPDAALVDDTGRDVRFMSDLVRNHAVVISFFYTTCRGTCPGTNLVLADLRDRLATDFGRSVRMISISIEPEKDDVDAIAEYAARYRLPTTDPDTPEWVFLTGSADEIRGLRRALELYDRDPAVDLDPTQHAAAVVIGNHATGRWSTVPVGVGAERLSSQVSRVAGWTAAQRYSTHRSPPRGPDGGAATILAEQR, encoded by the coding sequence ATGACCGGGTTCGGCCGCACGATGTCCATCGCCGCGATTGCGGCCTCGCTCGCGTTGTCCGCGGCCTGCCATGGCGAGGAATCCGCGTTGCCTGCGGTGGCCACGGCGGCCATCGGGAGCCCGCCCGTCGGGCCGCTTCACCTGATGCGCCACCCGATGGGGGATCGCCTCCCGGACGCGGCCCTCGTCGACGACACCGGCCGCGACGTGCGGTTCATGTCGGACCTCGTCAGGAATCACGCGGTGGTGATCAGTTTTTTCTATACGACCTGCCGGGGCACCTGCCCGGGGACGAATCTGGTGCTCGCGGACCTCCGCGATCGGCTTGCCACCGACTTCGGCCGGTCCGTGCGCATGATTTCGATCAGCATCGAACCGGAGAAGGACGACGTTGACGCGATCGCCGAGTATGCCGCGCGGTATCGCCTTCCGACGACCGATCCGGATACCCCGGAGTGGGTGTTCCTGACCGGTTCGGCCGACGAGATTCGTGGCCTCAGACGGGCCCTCGAACTGTACGACAGGGACCCCGCGGTGGACCTCGATCCGACACAGCACGCGGCCGCGGTCGTTATCGGCAATCATGCAACCGGTCGTTGGTCCACCGTACCCGTCGGGGTCGGTGCGGAGCGGCTGTCATCCCAGGTGAGCAGAGTCGCGGGCTGGACGGCTGCCCAGCGGTATTCCACCCACCGCTCCCCGCCGCGGGGACCCGACGGCGGGGCGGCGACGATCCTGGCGGAACAGCGCTAG
- a CDS encoding FAD-binding oxidoreductase has translation MAEVVEVVKSLPPTTPIACVCGGHESSNAAIVAASDAVVLDLARLQAIEFATDSGGTLVTVGAGVVFRQLVEAVKAKGGALPVGTGPDVGVVGYVVNGGLSGYFSRRLGLLGQRVESLTVVTAAGEVRVVKAGSELCTALLGAGSALGIVCDVTIRVADGSILRSAEQRVVGFQSRAQAVAFARDALRILRDRVLPNDSVSMELVVSGAKAVVVTVVFYDSFRGDPADFVRPLEELAARLELPIVARATSTTWYEAAAALWPVLAEIKGSPLGMLQHCIGTEGAPDDVILDFIADTVVAEAPLDEAPFSIIEIRTLGGAVIEKTPLPTGNCRHRFFVDVITLYDAKGKTVEEREKIADLTARVATKARGVPGLAVDFSGTHSQPDDPRHAVEDNVIFGTETLADVVPRQKTALDPADRFRFHPFARLRLG, from the coding sequence ATCGCCGAGGTCGTCGAGGTGGTGAAGTCGCTGCCGCCTACCACGCCGATCGCCTGTGTCTGCGGCGGTCACGAGTCGTCGAATGCCGCCATCGTCGCCGCCAGCGACGCGGTCGTCCTCGACCTGGCGCGGCTCCAGGCGATCGAGTTTGCCACCGACTCCGGCGGCACGCTCGTCACGGTCGGGGCGGGCGTCGTCTTTCGCCAGCTCGTCGAGGCGGTCAAGGCGAAGGGAGGCGCCCTACCGGTGGGGACGGGGCCCGATGTCGGTGTCGTCGGGTACGTCGTCAACGGCGGCCTGAGCGGCTACTTCTCGCGCCGCCTCGGCCTGCTCGGCCAGCGCGTCGAAAGCCTCACGGTGGTGACGGCGGCCGGGGAGGTGCGTGTGGTCAAGGCCGGCAGCGAGCTGTGCACGGCACTGCTCGGGGCGGGAAGCGCCCTGGGGATCGTGTGCGACGTGACGATCCGCGTGGCCGATGGCAGCATCCTCCGCTCGGCCGAGCAGCGCGTGGTGGGATTCCAATCGCGCGCCCAGGCGGTGGCATTCGCCCGGGATGCCCTGCGGATCCTCCGCGACCGCGTCCTGCCGAATGATTCGGTGTCGATGGAGCTGGTGGTCTCGGGAGCCAAGGCCGTGGTCGTGACGGTCGTGTTCTACGACTCGTTCCGGGGCGATCCGGCCGATTTCGTCAGGCCGCTGGAGGAGCTCGCGGCACGGCTCGAGCTTCCGATCGTCGCCCGGGCGACATCGACCACGTGGTACGAGGCGGCCGCGGCGCTGTGGCCGGTCCTCGCCGAGATCAAGGGAAGTCCGCTGGGGATGCTGCAGCACTGCATCGGGACCGAGGGCGCGCCCGACGACGTGATCCTCGACTTCATCGCCGACACGGTCGTCGCCGAGGCGCCGCTCGACGAGGCGCCGTTTTCGATCATCGAGATCCGCACGCTCGGGGGGGCGGTGATCGAGAAGACGCCGCTGCCGACCGGCAACTGTCGCCACCGGTTTTTCGTCGACGTGATCACGCTCTACGACGCCAAGGGCAAGACCGTGGAAGAGCGGGAGAAGATCGCCGACCTGACGGCGCGCGTCGCCACCAAGGCGCGGGGCGTGCCCGGGCTGGCGGTCGACTTCAGCGGCACGCACTCGCAGCCCGACGACCCCCGCCATGCCGTGGAAGACAACGTGATCTTCGGAACGGAGACGCTGGCCGACGTCGTCCCGCGCCAGAAAACCGCGCTCGATCCGGCTGATCGGTTCCGGTTCCACCCGTTCGCCAGGCTCCGGCTCGGCTGA
- a CDS encoding ABC transporter substrate-binding protein, protein MPSKLAFLVGSILVLAGCSRPAPPAAAPRAEPVVLQLNWFPEAEHGGFYTAAIGGHYAAQGLAVEVRPGGRAIRVAGELASGRVQFAVANAEDVVIFRSQGADVVTVMTACQHHPRCILTRADSGVTSFADLGRKGMTLQVQQGHAFVEFMRSKGVLTGVKEVPFTGGVALTVGDSSFAQQGYVYSEPLLARQKGVAITTLMVSDLGFDPYSSVLVTTGKLVRERPDLVRRMVTAAIAGWRGYLADPTATNARLLEVNPEGVTRPMLEEGVAILRGLCLPGDMPVDELGTMTAERWDRLLEQMTALDPSLGAKVKATDCYTLAFLPEAAPGR, encoded by the coding sequence ATGCCGTCCAAGCTCGCATTTCTCGTCGGCTCGATCCTCGTCCTCGCCGGGTGCAGTCGCCCCGCACCGCCGGCCGCGGCGCCGCGCGCCGAGCCGGTGGTCCTCCAGCTCAATTGGTTCCCGGAGGCCGAGCACGGCGGGTTCTACACCGCCGCGATCGGCGGGCACTACGCCGCCCAAGGGCTCGCCGTCGAGGTCCGCCCCGGTGGTCGGGCGATCCGCGTCGCCGGCGAACTGGCGAGCGGACGGGTGCAGTTCGCCGTCGCCAATGCCGAGGACGTCGTCATTTTCCGCAGCCAGGGGGCCGATGTCGTCACGGTGATGACCGCCTGCCAGCATCACCCGCGCTGCATCCTCACCCGAGCCGACAGCGGCGTGACGTCGTTTGCCGATCTCGGCAGGAAGGGGATGACGCTCCAGGTGCAGCAGGGCCATGCGTTCGTCGAGTTCATGCGGTCGAAGGGAGTGCTCACCGGCGTGAAGGAGGTGCCGTTCACCGGCGGCGTCGCGCTGACCGTCGGCGATTCGTCGTTCGCCCAGCAGGGCTACGTCTATTCCGAGCCGCTCCTCGCCCGGCAGAAGGGGGTCGCGATCACGACGCTGATGGTCTCCGACCTCGGCTTCGATCCCTATTCGAGCGTGTTGGTGACGACCGGAAAGCTCGTCCGCGAGCGCCCCGACCTCGTGCGGCGGATGGTCACCGCGGCGATCGCCGGCTGGCGCGGATACCTCGCCGATCCGACGGCGACCAATGCCCGGCTCCTCGAGGTCAATCCCGAAGGAGTCACGCGGCCGATGCTCGAGGAGGGGGTGGCGATCCTCCGCGGCCTCTGCCTCCCCGGCGACATGCCGGTGGACGAGCTGGGCACGATGACTGCCGAGCGCTGGGACCGGCTCCTCGAACAGATGACCGCGCTCGATCCCTCGCTCGGGGCGAAGGTGAAGGCGACCGACTGCTACACGCTCGCGTTCCTGCCCGAGGCCGCGCCGGGCCGGTGA
- a CDS encoding ABC transporter permease — MLETLPALATAVAVVAVWQWAIGHWRIPPYLLPSPGQVATAAWEKRAALVQAFAVTARGAVAGLATAAVVGTALAILFSQSRMLRMAVYPYVLFLQTVPIVAIAPLLVTWSGYGERTVILVSAIIALFPILSNVTAGLLALDANHRDLFRLYRAGRVPTLLRLRLPTATGHLAQGLRISCGLAVIGTIVGEFFVGRGGDSPGLGAVMDRWLAMGKTDALIAAVLLSSLLGLAMFAAVSLLTDRLLRRYLPGTGD; from the coding sequence CTGCTCGAGACGCTGCCAGCGCTTGCCACCGCCGTGGCCGTGGTCGCCGTCTGGCAATGGGCCATCGGCCACTGGCGGATTCCCCCCTACCTGCTGCCGTCGCCCGGGCAGGTGGCGACGGCGGCGTGGGAGAAGCGCGCCGCCCTGGTACAGGCGTTCGCGGTGACCGCGCGGGGCGCGGTGGCCGGGCTGGCGACGGCGGCGGTCGTGGGCACGGCGCTGGCGATCCTGTTCAGCCAGTCGCGGATGCTGCGGATGGCGGTCTATCCCTACGTGCTGTTTCTCCAGACCGTGCCGATCGTCGCCATCGCGCCGTTGCTCGTGACCTGGAGCGGCTACGGCGAGCGGACCGTGATCCTCGTGTCGGCGATCATCGCGCTGTTTCCGATCCTCTCCAACGTCACTGCCGGGCTCCTCGCGCTCGACGCCAACCACCGCGACCTGTTTCGCCTGTACCGTGCGGGGCGCGTGCCCACGCTCCTCCGGCTCCGTCTGCCGACGGCGACAGGCCACCTCGCCCAGGGGCTGCGGATCAGCTGCGGCCTGGCAGTGATCGGGACGATCGTCGGCGAGTTTTTCGTCGGCCGCGGCGGCGATTCCCCGGGCCTCGGGGCCGTGATGGACCGGTGGCTGGCGATGGGGAAGACCGACGCCCTGATCGCCGCGGTCCTGCTGTCGTCGCTCCTCGGCCTGGCGATGTTCGCCGCGGTCAGCCTGCTGACCGATCGGCTCCTGCGCCGGTATCTTCCCGGCACGGGCGACTGA
- a CDS encoding ABC transporter ATP-binding protein, which translates to MQFAAPVPIACRQVSVRFEGGRDVLCGVDLDVPAGAAVSLVGPSGCGKTTLLRCIAGLQQPTAGSIEPGTGTVAAGAMAYVFQEPALLPWLDAVANVMLPLDLVGRGTRAERRAAATRWLGEVGFAAADLAKRPAELSGGMRMRVSLARALVTEPAILLLDEPFAALDDLLRTRLTDLLLDLHARHPRTMVLVTHNIGEAILVGDSVASIDRGRIGGTVAVDLPRPRLARTRGTPAFGRLYDAVTDLLAEAVR; encoded by the coding sequence ATGCAGTTTGCAGCCCCCGTCCCGATCGCCTGTCGCCAGGTCAGCGTGCGGTTCGAGGGGGGCCGCGACGTGCTGTGCGGCGTCGACCTCGACGTGCCGGCGGGCGCGGCGGTGTCGCTCGTCGGCCCGAGCGGCTGTGGCAAGACGACGCTGCTGCGCTGCATCGCCGGGCTTCAGCAGCCCACCGCGGGCTCGATCGAGCCCGGGACGGGAACCGTCGCGGCCGGCGCCATGGCCTACGTCTTCCAGGAGCCAGCGCTGCTCCCCTGGCTCGACGCGGTCGCCAACGTGATGCTGCCGCTCGATCTCGTCGGCCGCGGCACCCGCGCGGAGCGCCGGGCGGCCGCCACCCGGTGGCTCGGCGAAGTCGGGTTCGCCGCGGCCGATCTGGCCAAGCGCCCCGCCGAGCTCTCCGGGGGAATGCGGATGCGCGTCTCGCTCGCCCGGGCACTGGTCACGGAGCCGGCGATCCTCCTCCTCGACGAGCCGTTCGCCGCGCTCGACGACCTGCTCCGCACGCGACTGACCGATCTGCTCCTCGATCTCCACGCCCGGCATCCGCGGACGATGGTCCTCGTCACCCACAACATCGGCGAGGCGATCCTCGTCGGCGACAGCGTCGCCTCGATCGACCGCGGCCGGATCGGCGGAACCGTGGCCGTCGATCTCCCGCGCCCGCGCCTCGCCCGCACGCGCGGAACCCCGGCGTTCGGCCGGCTGTACGACGCCGTCACCGACCTGCTCGCGGAGGCCGTACGGTGA